The Enteractinococcus fodinae genome has a segment encoding these proteins:
- a CDS encoding DsbA family protein gives MAQHNSPSKPAWLLPVIVGVLALIVIALGYFVVAQPTVSQESTAPASTNDDGGGVVDVVPQDEDDQIDLSHIEQREPEDPLAIGPVDAPVTLVVFSDYQCPFCASWSDESLPVMMEYVNDEQLRIEWRDVNVYGADSERAAKAAYAAALQGQFWVYHEELYANGEIRQPDELTEAALTDLADELELDTEQFAADMHSNAVAEQIDVNEQLGLDIGAYSTPAFVVAGKPMVGAQPTDVFVEAVDDALADAQ, from the coding sequence TTGGCACAGCATAATTCGCCTTCCAAACCCGCGTGGTTGTTACCCGTCATTGTCGGCGTGCTAGCGCTGATCGTGATAGCGCTTGGGTATTTCGTGGTCGCTCAACCGACGGTTAGCCAGGAGAGCACCGCACCCGCTAGCACTAACGATGACGGTGGCGGCGTGGTTGATGTCGTGCCACAGGATGAAGACGATCAAATCGATTTGAGCCACATCGAACAACGCGAACCCGAAGATCCGCTGGCGATTGGGCCCGTTGATGCACCCGTGACCCTTGTGGTCTTCTCAGATTATCAGTGTCCATTTTGCGCTTCATGGAGCGATGAATCCCTGCCGGTCATGATGGAGTACGTCAATGATGAGCAACTCCGGATCGAGTGGCGAGACGTTAACGTCTACGGGGCCGACTCGGAGCGGGCCGCCAAAGCCGCTTACGCCGCTGCACTGCAGGGCCAATTCTGGGTCTACCATGAGGAACTGTATGCGAACGGCGAGATACGCCAACCGGATGAGCTCACTGAAGCCGCACTGACCGACTTAGCCGATGAGTTAGAACTTGATACCGAACAGTTCGCAGCGGACATGCACTCCAACGCAGTAGCAGAACAGATCGACGTCAACGAACAGCTCGGCCTCGATATTGGCGCGTACTCAACTCCCGCTTTTGTCGTGGCAGGAAAACCCATGGTGGGAGCCCAACCGACCGACGTCTTCGTTGAGGCAGTAGATGACGCTCTCGCAGACGCACAATAA